The genomic window TCAAACATTTTACACCTTCTATGACAAATTTATAAATTCATTGTATTTTACTTTTTTCTAATAAATTTGTCAAATAAAGCGTAATTAGTTTAATTCATATTTCTCAATAAATTTATTTATTTTTTTCTTTATTCTTTGAATACAATTGTCAGAAGCTTTTGAAGTAATTCCTAAAATTTCTGCTATTTCTACATATGAATATCCTTGTTCCATTTTTCTAAAAACAGCCATTTCCATTTTACTCAATAATCCTTCTAAATAATTTTCTAATAAATTCAATTTTTCTTTAGCTAAAAATAATTCTTCTGGATTATAAAAACTCAAAGATCTATTATCATATGAAAAATCATCTTCTTCTGTTATGTAAAAGTCATTTATAGATTGATTTAAAAATCTATTTTTTCCTGCATTATCTGTATTTATTGCTGTTAAAATTTGTCTTTTTATACATAATAAAGCAAATGTCTTAAAAGAAGATTTTGTTTCATCATATGCTCTAATAGCTTTAATTAAACCAATCATACCCTCTTGAAATAAATCATCTTTATCTCCACCAATTATGAAATATTTTCTATTCTTTAAAGTTATAAGACTCTTACATTCTTCAAAAATTTCATTTAAAGCTTCTTCGTTTCCATTTTGGGCTTCTTTAATTAAAGTATTAGTAATCATATAATATATTCACTCCTTCGCTGCTTTATTCTGTGCTATTTATCTACACTTTTATTATATACCTTTTTAATAAAATTTAAACTTGAAATATGTTGTCCATTTTAGTGCACTGTTTTGCAACAATAATATTTTACTATATTGTGTAATTTGTTTGAAGAGATAGAAATATTTTGATACAATTATATGTGAATTATTAAAAAAATATAATAAAATATTTTTTTGAGGAGGGTGTATGTTTTTAAATAAACGTTCTTTAGAAATTGTTAAATTATTGTTAAAATACGATAAATTAGAAATTTTAGAAATTGAAAAACTTTTAGAGATAAAAAAAAGAACCATTATTAATAATTTAGATTCTATTAATAATTTTTTAAAATCCAACTCTCTAGCGGAAATAATTTTTGAAAATCAAACACTTTTTATTAGGAAATCCGATAAAAAGTTAATTAAAAATTTAATTTTAATTGTTCCTTTATCTGCTGAAGAGAGAAAAGATTATATTCTTATTAAACTTTTAACGAAAAATAAGGTTGTTTTAAATCATGAATCTACTCTTTTAGACATCAGTAGACGAACTTTAAATTATGATTTAGAAACATTAAAATTATCTCTAAAAAAAGATAATATCGAATTATATAGCGTTCCTCAACAAGGGATATATATGCGAGGCGATGAATTTAATATAAGAAAAATGCTTACTAATTATCTTACTAAATATTTTATAGAAAAAGATAAAAACTTAAAATTAATAAACAACTTAATAGAATCTTCTTTTGGCAAAGAGGAACTAATTTTAGCTAAAAAATTAGCATTAAATTTAATAAAAAAATTAGATTTTTTACTTCCTCCAGAAGATTTTTATTCAATTATTTCTATTTATCTTGTAAGTAATTTACGAAAAATTTATGTTAATAAAAATTATATTAATTTAGATTTTTCTTCGTTAAAATCTGAAAAATATTTTATACTTTTAAAAAATAATGGCTTTCAAGATTTAGAATATGAAGAACTTTTTTCTATAATAAATATTTTAAAAAATATAAATCCCGATGATTTTGATTTAAAATATCCTTTTATTCAAAAAGCTACAATTTTTTTACAAGAATTAGAAAAACTTTTAAATACTAAATTAAAAATAACTAAAGAACTTTTAATTAAAGTTTCCAATGGAATTAGAATTGGAGAATTTAAAGCTAAAGTTAATATATCTGAAAAAATTATAAAAAAACCATTTGAAGAAAATA from Cetobacterium ceti includes these protein-coding regions:
- a CDS encoding sigma-70 family RNA polymerase sigma factor is translated as MITNTLIKEAQNGNEEALNEIFEECKSLITLKNRKYFIIGGDKDDLFQEGMIGLIKAIRAYDETKSSFKTFALLCIKRQILTAINTDNAGKNRFLNQSINDFYITEEDDFSYDNRSLSFYNPEELFLAKEKLNLLENYLEGLLSKMEMAVFRKMEQGYSYVEIAEILGITSKASDNCIQRIKKKINKFIEKYELN
- a CDS encoding helix-turn-helix domain-containing protein is translated as MFLNKRSLEIVKLLLKYDKLEILEIEKLLEIKKRTIINNLDSINNFLKSNSLAEIIFENQTLFIRKSDKKLIKNLILIVPLSAEERKDYILIKLLTKNKVVLNHESTLLDISRRTLNYDLETLKLSLKKDNIELYSVPQQGIYMRGDEFNIRKMLTNYLTKYFIEKDKNLKLINNLIESSFGKEELILAKKLALNLIKKLDFLLPPEDFYSIISIYLVSNLRKIYVNKNYINLDFSSLKSEKYFILLKNNGFQDLEYEELFSIINILKNINPDDFDLKYPFIQKATIFLQELEKLLNTKLKITKELLIKVSNGIRIGEFKAKVNISEKIIKKPFEENNNFIFNAVEELIKLQIPNFHSEDILFLAIVIKEALDDFTIHKNLKKNIIIIDNSFDHLYGKLLKNYINTIYNVNIITIIDEYKVDIIHDYHNILDCIITLEELTIDKDIFSYPILKIDLNDLWNSTHILEKSGVIRKYLSK